The genomic window GCCATTATTGACATCCCAGAACAACATGGATTTTAAACGCCTGTCTGCTTCTGCAGTACCATCAAGAACCATACCAAAGCCGCCATTGATCACTTCGCCCCAGCCAACACCGCCGCCATTATGGATGCTTACCCAGGTGGCACCCCGAAAACTATCGCCTATCACATTTTGAATGGCCATGTCTGCCGTGAATTGAGAGCCATCATAAATATTACTCGTTTCTCTATAAGGGGAATCCGTTCCTGACACATCGTGGTGATCACGTCCCAATATGACCGTGCCAATTTCTTTGTTGGCAATGGCTGTATTAAAGGCTTCTGCAATTTTCATACGCCCTTCAGCATCGGCATATAAAATCCGTGCTTGCGATCCAACAACCAGTTTATGGTCTTGCGCCCCTTTGATCCACTGGATATTGTCCGTCATTTGTTGTTGAATTTCCTGCGGAGCTTTTTTCTTAAGTTCCTCTAAAACACGACACGCGATGGCATCCGTTTTCGCGAGATCTTCTGGAGTTCCTGAAGCACATACCCATCGAAAAGGCCCAAATCCATAATCAAAACACATCGGGCCCATAATGTCCTGAACATAACTCGGATACTTAAAATCAATCCCGTTTTCCGCCATAATATCTGCGCCCGCACGCGAAGCTTCTAATAAAAACGCATTTCCATAATCAAAGAAATACGTACCCTTATCCGTATGTTTTTGAACAATGGCAGCATGACGTCTTAAGGATGCTTTTACCTTTTCTTTAAACAATTCTGGGTCTGTCCCCATCAATATATTGGCTTCCTCATAACCCATTCCGGCAGGGTAATAGCCTCCAGCCCACGGATTGTGTAAGGACGTTTGATCGCTTCCTAAATCTACATGAATGTCAGATTCGTAAAATCCTTCCCACACATCAATCACATTTCCTAAATACGCAAGAGATACAATTTCTTTATCACTTTTTGCTTTGCGAACGCGTTGAACGAGCACTTCTAAATCGGTAAAAACTTCATCAACCCAACCTTGTGAATGGCGGGTGTAAATTGCTTTCTCGTTTACTTCAGCACAGACGGTAATACAGCCTGCAATGTTTCCT from Formosa sp. Hel1_33_131 includes these protein-coding regions:
- a CDS encoding urocanate hydratase — protein: MNAIELTFKEEVLEGIPATLPQKRTYDSSYNHAPKRKSILSAEETKLALKNALRYFDKKHHAILIEEFKNELETYGRIYMYRFRPTHKIVARPIDDYPANSKQAAAIMLMIQNNLDDAIAQHPHELITYGGNGSVFSNWAQYRLTMQYLSQMTDTQTLVMYSGHPMGLFPSHSEAPRVVVTNGMMIPNYSKPDDWEKFNALGVSQYGQMTAGSYMYIGPQGIVHGTTITVLNAFRKIKKSPLGNIFLTAGLGGMSGAQPKAGNIAGCITVCAEVNEKAIYTRHSQGWVDEVFTDLEVLVQRVRKAKSDKEIVSLAYLGNVIDVWEGFYESDIHVDLGSDQTSLHNPWAGGYYPAGMGYEEANILMGTDPELFKEKVKASLRRHAAIVQKHTDKGTYFFDYGNAFLLEASRAGADIMAENGIDFKYPSYVQDIMGPMCFDYGFGPFRWVCASGTPEDLAKTDAIACRVLEELKKKAPQEIQQQMTDNIQWIKGAQDHKLVVGSQARILYADAEGRMKIAEAFNTAIANKEIGTVILGRDHHDVSGTDSPYRETSNIYDGSQFTADMAIQNVIGDSFRGATWVSIHNGGGVGWGEVINGGFGMVLDGTAEADRRLKSMLFWDVNNGIARRNWARNEGAIFAIKRAMETEPLLKITIPNSVDESLLEKL